From the genome of Candidatus Binatia bacterium:
CCGACACCGTTGCCCGCTTCGGGAACGCCGAGCCCACAGCTGAATCCTGGCGCCGACGAACCTGAGGACGAACCCATGGGCGACGAGCCGATGGGTGGAGCCGATCCGGGTGACGAGCCGCCGGGTGGCGAACAGGACTGACGCTCGTGAATCGTGCTGGTGAATCGTGCTCCTTCAGGCAGGGAAGAAGCGCGAGCCACACACGAGGCCTCGGTTTCTTGGTCAGGGCGAGAGCGTGATCTCATCCAGCGCCCGCAGTAGCGCGGCGATCTCTTCGTCCGTACCGACACTGATGCGCAACGCGTGCCGCAGTTCGGGTGTCGGAAAATAGCGAACGAGAATCCCCTTACTTTTCAACCCGAGATAGGTGCGTTCCTGGTCTTGACCGGGGCGCCGCGCCAGGACGAAGTTCGACTGGCTCGGCAGAACGGAGAAGCCTCGTTTTCCGAGCCCTTGGATCAGGTCGGACCGCGTGCGACGAATGCGAGCCACATTGGCCTGCATCCAGGCGTAATCTTCCAGGGCGGCGGTTGCGGCCACGATGCCGAGGCGGCTGACGTTGTACGAGTCTTTGATCTTGAGCAGTTCGGTGATGAGGTCGGGCCCTCCGAACGCCAGCCCGATGCGCATGCCGGCAAGCGAGAAGGACTTGGAAAACGTGCGCAACACGATGACGTTGCCGAACTCCCGCACCAGCGCCAACGCCGTCGTCTCGGCAAAGTCCGCGTACGCTTCGTCCACAACGAGCAGTCCAGGGACCGTCCGTGCCAGGCCGCGAATCAGCTCAATTGCGACCGGAGTGCCGGACGGCGAATTCGGGTGACAGACGAACGTGACCCGGCCCTGCGCCTCGGCCAAGCCGGCGGGAAGTGAGAAATCGTCTGAATAGGGGACGTGTACCAGCTGGCCTTCCTGCAGCGTCACCAATGTGTCGTACAGGCTGTAGGTGGGATACGGAAAGACAACACGGTCTCCCGCGCCAACGCAGGCGCGCAGGATCATGCTCAGCAGCTCGTCCGACCCGTTGCCCACCAAAATATGTTCCCGCTGCAGGCCGTACACGGCCGCGGCCCGGTCACGCAGCATGTTGGCCAGTGGGTCGGGATAGAGCCGCAAGTCGTCATTGACCGCCGCACGGATCGCTGCGATCACCCGGGGCGAAGGAGGATATGGGTTCTCGTTGGTGTTCAGCTTGATGTAGCGTCGATCCTGAGGTTGCTCGCCGGGTACGTAACCGGCCATGGCGGCCACAACGGGGCGCGTGAAGGCACGTTTCATCGTAAACTTTTGCTATCAGATTACGGAGTTCCAGGACAACTCCTCCCGGAGGTTCACTCCCCGTGAATTGCGGCGGCGGTCCAACCCCGGCACAATATGCCGTGTGTCCGCCGAACAACTGATCGCGCTCGAAGCCGCCCTGACGGAGCTGAGTACGCTCTACTCGGTGGCCAGGGGCTTTGCCGCGCTGCGACAACGTGCCGAGGAGGACTTGCTGCCACGCCTGCTCGAGTTGGGCAGTAGGCTGCGCGGTCTGCTGCGAGCGGCGCAACTTTCTGAGGGTGAAATCGAGCGGGCGGCGGAGGAGATCATTACGCTGCGTTCGTTGTGGCATTCGGAGCTGGAACAGCTGCGCACGTCACCGGTGTACCAGGAGGCCCGGGCGGCATGGGCAGCCGATCGCCAGGGAGATCTCGCGCGCCTGGTGCCGCTCCTCTTCGCCGGGCTGGTGATCGTGCGTCCCGCTCCCTCACTCTTCTTCCCTGTCTCTCCATCAACCGGGCGGCGCCGGCCGGGGAGCAGCCCATTTCTCAGTGCGGCCGAGTGCGCCGACCGGATTGAGCAGCTGCTGAGCGCCGGCATTGAACCGGAGGACCGCGGCGCGGAATGGTGGGATCGCGACCTGCCGTATGTGACCTGCGCGGATGATCCCGCTGCGTTGGACACGCCGATTGCGTTGCGGCTGGCGGCGCCGGATGTCCGCGTCACCGTCTTCGGCTCAGCCGATGAGCCCACGTTTCGTATCTTCACGCCGCGGCTGCGTGCGGCGATGTCCGTCGTCTTGGCCGCCGAGGTCACGGACGAATGGTGGCAGGCGTACGACGAATCGTACGAATCGTTTCGTCAGGCCTTGAAGAGCGAACTCGCAACTGGCGGTGGCTGCGGGTGAGCGGGTGCGCGGAGATGCCTCCGCGGTTTACCCGTTCACCCGCAGCCGTGCCGCTAGAACTGGTACGTCAATTTGATCCCGGTCTCGTCACGGCTATTGAGCCGGCCGCCAACGAACCACGGATCATTGCTGGGGGCCTTGCTGCCATAAGTCATGTAGAACTTCTGCTGGAACTGGATGATGAAGTTGTTTGAGTAGTAGTAATCGATGTTGTAGGCGACTTCGTTATTATCGTTTACCGGATCCCACGCGTCGGCGATGAACGGCACGATCGTTCCAGAGCGGTAGAAAGAGGTGGCGGCGAGAGTGACGAGGTGCTCCCAGCGGTGGACGACGTCGCCGAGGTCCGGCGACTTGCCCAAGCACCTCACCCCGTCCACACAGTTCCCGGCTTGGATACGCTCCATGAGGCCGCCATACTGCCCCGATTGCCAGGTCCCG
Proteins encoded in this window:
- the hisC gene encoding histidinol-phosphate transaminase codes for the protein MKRAFTRPVVAAMAGYVPGEQPQDRRYIKLNTNENPYPPSPRVIAAIRAAVNDDLRLYPDPLANMLRDRAAAVYGLQREHILVGNGSDELLSMILRACVGAGDRVVFPYPTYSLYDTLVTLQEGQLVHVPYSDDFSLPAGLAEAQGRVTFVCHPNSPSGTPVAIELIRGLARTVPGLLVVDEAYADFAETTALALVREFGNVIVLRTFSKSFSLAGMRIGLAFGGPDLITELLKIKDSYNVSRLGIVAATAALEDYAWMQANVARIRRTRSDLIQGLGKRGFSVLPSQSNFVLARRPGQDQERTYLGLKSKGILVRYFPTPELRHALRISVGTDEEIAALLRALDEITLSP